A window from Chaetodon trifascialis isolate fChaTrf1 chromosome 5, fChaTrf1.hap1, whole genome shotgun sequence encodes these proteins:
- the LOC139331730 gene encoding RNA-binding protein 25-like, giving the protein RQRERERQREREREREAEREREAERERERERGREGEREREGGRRGGRERERERERGRERERQREREAERGEEAEREREREREREGGRERERGREGGREGEREREREGERERQERERQRERERERGRREGGRERERERERERRDEEERERGERERGREREAEREREAERERQRERSRERERGREREREREREREEGEREREREREGERERQRERERQRERRGRERAERERERERERGRGGREREREGGSQRDEQNQREKESTMRTGTEDTFRDRHPDLDWVTKWTESGPRLEETDSFLVLQDADQQRLSDTIRDQQRLSETITDQQRLSETITDQQRLSETITDQQRLSETITDQQRLSETITDQQRLSETITDQQRLLVSGQRLDQPISSDLQGVFTFIYLQRKSFIILTVVVINTKFPTALRLKVEWLKHLIQEQLNVMRSGVVWVEEVTGEVTEVRTLSMFLLFVFVGELKFVVC; this is encoded by the exons aggcagagagagagagagaggcagagagagagagagagagagagagaggcagagagagagagagaggcagagagagagagagagagagagagagggagggagggagagagagagagagagggagggaggaggggagggagggagagagagagagagagagagagagggagagagagagagaggcagagagagagagaggcagagagaggagaggaggcagagagagagagagagagagagagagagagggagggagggagagagagagagagagggagggagggagggagggagggagagagagagagagagagagagggagagagagagaggcaagagagagagaggcagagagagagagagagagagagagggaggagggagggagggagagagagagagagagagagagagagagagaggagagatgaggaggagagagagagaggagagagagagagagggagagagagagaggcagagagagagagagaggcagagagagagaggcagagagagaggagcagagagagagagagaggcagagagagagagagagagagagagagagagagggaggagggagagagagagagagagagagagagagagggagagagagagaggcagagagagagagagaggcagagagagaggcgagggagagagagggcagagagagagagagagagagagagagagagagggaggggagggagagagagagagagagagggagggagccaAAGGGATGAACAGaaccaaagagagaaagagagcaccATGAGGACAG GGACAGAGGACACGTTCAGAGACAGACACCCTGACCTGGACTGGGTCACCAAGTGGACAGAGTCAGGACCTCGTCTGGAGGAGACGGACTCCTTCCTGGTCCTGCAAGACGC agaccagcagagactgtcAGACACCatcagagaccagcagagactgtcAGAGACCatcacagaccagcagagactgtcAGAGACCatcacagaccagcagagactgtcAGAGACCatcacagaccagcagagactgtcAGAGACCatcacagaccagcagagactgtcAGAGACCatcacagaccagcagagactgtcAGAGACCatcacagaccagcagagact tttGGTCTCCGGACAGAGGCtggatcagccaatcagctctgACCTGCAGGGCGTGTTTACATTCATCTACCTGCA GCGTAAAAGCTTCATCATCCTCACCGTCGTCGTCATCAACACAAAGTTTCCAACGGCGCTGCGTCTGAAGGTGGAGTGGCTGAAACATctgatccaggagcagctgaac GTGATGCGTTCTGGTGtggtgtgggtggaggaggtgacgggggaggtgacggaggtgaggactctctccatgtttctgctgtttgtgtttgtgggtgaaCTTAAATTTGTCGTCTGCTGA